The genomic interval CAACCTGCCGTCGTTCAAGAGCAACACGCTCTATGAGCTCCCGGCGACCAGCTACCGCCCGGATTACGACGGCGCCATGGCCACCCTCGACGTCATCGCGAAGCGCTTCGCATGAGAAGGCTGGGTGGGCTGGTCATCGATATCGCGCCGCTGCGAACCAGCCGCGCGTTCCGGTATGCCTTCGCGGCGCGGTTGATCTCGCTGCTCGGCATCGGACTGCTGATCGTCGCGGTACCGGCCCAGATGTATCAGCTCACCCGGTCGAACCTGCATGTCGCCGGCGCCTCGGTGGTGCTGGCGGCGGCGATGTTCGCCGGCAGCCTGGCCGGTGGCGTACTCGCCGATCGCTTCGATCGGCGGCGCACCATCCAATTCTCGCGTACCGCGGCGGGATTGGGGTTCCTCGTGCTGGGCGTCAACGCGACGCTCGACCATCCGGCGGTATGGGTCATCTACGTGGCCGCCGCGATCGACGGCCTGGCGGGCGGAGTGAGCAGTACCGCTCTGATGGCGCTCACCCCGGCGCTGGTGGGCCGCGACAAGATGGCCGCCGCGGGCGCGCTGGTCACCCTCACCACCGATCTCGGCACGATGGTCACCCCCGCGCTGGCGGGCGTCATCATCGCCGCGGGCGGCGTCTCGGTGACCTATTTCGTCGCCGCCGCCACGACCGCGATCACCGTCACGCTGTTCCAGGAAGTCGGTCCGTCCGCACCCCCGGAGATGGCCCGCGAGACGCCCTTGCGCGCCTTGCTCACCGGCCTGCGATTCGCCATGGGCGAGCGGACGATTCGCGGCGTGCTGATCGTCGGCCTGGTGGTCATGCTGGCCAGTGGTCCGACGGTGCTGCTGCCGGCGTTCGTCGACCAGGTGCTGCACGCGGGCCCGGCGACGCTGGGCCTGCTCTACGGCGCGCCCGCGGTCGGGGCCGTCGTGGGCACGCTGACCAGTGGCTGGACCGGCAACGTACGCCGCAGCGGGCGCGCCCTGCTCGCCTCGATGTTGCTGCTGCCGATCGGTTATCTGATCCTCGGCGGCGCGGGCAGCGCGGCGACCGGCGCCGCCGCGGTGGCTTTCCTCGGTCTGGCCGGATTCGGCCTGGCCCGCGCGGTCAACGACATCTTCCGTTTCGCCGTGCTGCAACACAGCACACCCGACGAACTGCGTGGCCGGGTGTCGAGCCTGTGGCTGATCCAGGCGGTCACCGGCACCGCGCTCGGCTCGATGACGGCGGGCGTGCTCGGCCAGTACTTCGCGCCGGATACCGCCCTGCTGGTCTACGGGCTCGGGGTCGTGGTCATCAGCGCCGTACTGTTCGCGACACTCACCGCGGTCCGCTCCGCCACCGCACCGGAACCCGTCGAGGTCTGACCGAAACGTGTGGCCGGGACCCGGGCATCAGCCCGGATCCCGGCCACAACCGGACTGGGACAACCGAATCAGCGGTCGGCGTGCTCCGACAGGGCGGCGCGCAGCGCCCGCCGGCTGGTCTTGCCGACCCCCGTCTCCGGGAAGCTGTCGACGACCTTGATCAGATCCGGCAGTTTCCACGCCGCCACCCCGCGCTCCCGGACGAAGCGCCGCAACTCCGACAGTGTCGGGGCGGCATCCGGTTCGACGGCCAGGATGAACGCGCAGGTCCGCTCGCCGAGCGCCGGATCGGGTACCGAAACGATGGCGGCGTCGCGCACGGCCGGGTGCTCGAGCAGATGCTCCTCCAATTCCTCGGCCGACACCTTCTCGCCGCCCCGGTTGACGTGGTCGCCGTTGCGGCCCTTGACCACGAGGTTGCCGTCGGCGCGCAGGGCGACCACGTCGCCGGTCCGGTACCAGCCGTCCGGGGTGAAGGCCGCCGCGTTCGCCTCGGGATTGTCGTAGTATCCGCGAATCGTGTACGGGCCCTTGGTGATCAGCATGCCGTCGGTACCCGGCGCGACCGGCTGCCCGGTCTCGTCCACCACGGCGACCTCGTCGAGGTCCGACATCGGCCGGCCCTGGGTGCCGACGATCACCTCCTCGGAATCGTCGAGCCGCGTGTAGCACACCAGTCCCTCGGCCATGCCGAAGACCTGTTGCAGGGTGACGCCGAGCGCCGGGCTGATTCGCCGGGCCAGCTCGTCCGGGCAGCGCGCGCCCCCGACCAGCAGTACGCGCAGACTCGAAAGATCATGCGGGGTACCGGCTTCGGCGCGCTCGGCCCAGACCCGGGCCAGCGGCGGGACCAGGCCGGTGATGGTCACACCGAACCGCTCGATGGCCGCGAACGCGGTGCTCGGGGTCGGGTCGGCCGCCAGGGCGACGGTGCCGCCGGCCCACAGTGCGCCCAGGATGCCCGGCGAGCTCATCGGGAAGTTGTGCGCCACCGGCAGGGCCGCGAGATACACACTGCCGGCATCGAGTGCGCAGATCTCGGCACTGCGGCGCACGCTGTAGAGATAGTCGTCATGGGTGCGGGGGATGAGCTTCGGGATGCCGGTGCTGCCGCCGGAGAGCTGCAGGAATGCGACATCGGCGGCGTCGAGGGCCGGGAATTCCCCAGCGGGCCTGCGCAGTTCGTCGAGCGTGCGGCAGCCCTCGGGCGCGGCCGCACCGCGATCGGGCACCACGATCACATGCTCGAGCTCCGCCGCCTCCGCGCGCACGGTCGCGGCCAGCGCCGCGTGGTCGAAGAGCTGGTGGTGGTGACAGGTCACCATCGCCACCGCGCCACTGGCTCGCGCGATCGGCACCAGTTCGGCCTGCCGGTGCGCGGGCAGGCAGAACACCGGCAGTGCCCCGGCCTGGAACAGCCCGAAGATCACCTCGACGAACTCGGCGATATTCGGCAGTTGCACCAGCACCCGGTCCCGCGGCCGAATCCCGAGCTCGGCGAAGCCGGCCGCCAGTTCCCGTGCGCGGGAATGCAGTTCGGCGTATGACCAGCGGTTGGCGTCGTCGACCACGGCCACCGCGTGCGGCTGGTCCGCGGCGCGCGCGGCCAGCATGCCGGTGAAGGTTTCGCCGGTCCAGTAGCCGAGCGACCGGTAGAGCTCGGCTTCGGCGGGCGGCCACGGAGTGAAGCCGGGGAGTGGGGAGTCCAACATCGAGCCCTTCCATCGAGCATTGTCATTCGCAAGAAAGTCAGTATAGGCTAACCTTATGTCGCAGAGCTGGGAAGCGTGTGGTCCGGTCATCGTCACCGGAGCGGCGGCAGGGATCGGGCGTGCGGTCGCGGAATTGTTCGCGGCGCGTTCGGCTCCGGTATCACTGTGGGACACCGATCCCGCGGTTTTCCGCGTGCGCACCGAGATCCGTGCTGCCGAAGGTGATTTCGTCGGTCATGCGGCCCGTGTCGATGTCGCCGACGCCGATTCGGTCGCCGAAGCCTTCGCCGACGCGAACCGGGCCCTCGGGCCGGTGTCGGTGCTGGTGCACGCCGCGGGCGTGCTGGAAACCGGTGACGCGGCGGATCTCACGGCGGCCCAGTGGCATCGATGCATGAGTGTGAACGCCACCGGGACGATGAACGTCACCCGGCAGGCGGCCACCGCCATGGCCGCCAACGGCGGCGGCTCGATCGTCGTGGTCACCTCCAACGCCGCCAGCACCCCGCGCGCGGGGATGGCGGCCTACGGTGCCTCCAAGGCCGCCGCGGCCGCCTTCGCCCGCTCGCTCGGGTTGGAGGTCGCCGCGCGGGGCGTCCGGGTGAACCTGGTGTCGCCGGGTTCCACCGATACCCCCATGCTGCGCGGAATGCACGGCGCCGACGCCGAACTCGCCGACATCGCCCGGGAACGCATCATCGCGGGCGATCCCGACCGCTATCGCGCCGGAATCCCGTTGCGGCGCATCGGGCTTCCCGAGGACGTCGCCGAGGCCGCCTACTTCCTGGCCTCGCCGGCCGCCCGGCACATCACGCTGCACGACCTGCGGGTCGACGGCGGCGCCACCCTCGACATGTGACTACCCCGAAAACCGTTCTGCCGTAGGAGGATTCTGTCTTGGCCATCCCGCCGATCGCCCCGTATTCGCTGCCCACACCCGATGAGGTGGACGACAACCGGGTGTCGTGGTCGCTGGATCCGTCCCGCGCCGCGCTGCTGATCCACGATATGCAGCGCTACTTCATCGATGCCTACCGTACCGATCAGGAGCCGATGGCCACGGCGCTGGCGAACATCCGCCGGCTGCGCCAATTCTGTTCCGCGGCGGGCATTCCCGTGATCTACACCATGCAGCCCGGGGACCAGCACCCTTCGCGCCGCGGCATCCTGGCCGACTTCTGGGGTACCGGCCTGGAGAGCGGCCCGCAGGCCGAGGTGGTGCCCGAACTGGAGCCCGCCCCGTCCGACATCCAGGTCACCAAGTGGCGGTACTCCGCCTTCCAGCGCACCGATTTACGGGAACTGCTCAACCACTATCAGCGTGACCAGCTGATCATCACCGGTGTCTACGCGCATATGGGCTGCATGCTCAGTGCCGCCGAGGCGTTCATGAGCGATGTGCGGCCGTTCTTCGCTTTGGACGCGACCGCCGATTTCAGCCGCGAGGACCATCTGATGGCGCTGAACTACGTGGCCCGGCGCTGCGGTGTGGTGGCGACGACCGACGAGCTCGAAATGAGCCTGCGCCAAGTGAAAGCGGCCTGACCGGGAAGGTGACGCGGGTCACTTTTTACCGAATTGGCCAAAGTATGGTTAGGGTTTCCTTACCTTTTCCGGCCGGAAGGGTGCCGGTCCGGGAACACGAGGTGACGCAGCAGTGCCGATGATGACGCGAATCGCGGACGCGGTCGAAGGGATCGGACACTCCTTCGACCGCCCCGCGATTCTCGACGACGGCCGGCGGACGGCAACCGACCGCCCCGGCGTGGCCGGGGAACCCTGCCTGCACACTTACGACCTGCTGGCCGAGGCCGTGGACCTGCTCGCCGCCGAACTGCGGGCCGCGGGCGTGCGCTCCGGCGACCGGGTCGCCGTCTACATCCATTTCGGCTATCCGGCGCTACTAGCGGCGCTCGCGGTGGACTACGCGGGCGCCGTGGCCGTCCCACTCGACATTCGGGAAGAGTGCGCCCGCACCGAACAGAAGCTGCGGGTCGCCGGCGCGCACTGGGTGCTCGGCCACACCGGCGACGGCCACATCGTGGAAGACGTCGTGGGAGTGGATGACTCGCCGATGACCACTGTCGCCGAGGACTACACGCTGGTGGCGATGCCGAGCCCCGCCGCGTGCTCGGAGCCGGCCGCCGGTTTCGCCTTCTGCACCCCGGACGGTTCCCGGTGTCACGTCGTGGACGCGGCGGTTCTGACAGATACCGCGCGGACCGTGGCCCGGCAATGGAATATCAGCGCGGACGACACCGTCGCGCTGGACACCGAACTCGGTGAGTTCGAAGCCTTTCTGGCCGCCACCGCGACGCTGATCTCGGGCGCGACACTGTGCCTGACACGTCGAGCGGAGCACGGCCGGCACGCGGGCCTGGCGACGATGCTCGTACACGGCCCCACCGCGGCCGAGCGATCGGCGGACGCGCCGGGCGCGGCACTGTCCGGTCACTGGTCCGCCGCGGCGCCGGAGTCAGCCGGCCACGAGTTGCGCCAGCTCCGTTTCGCCGCGCGCCCGCAAAACTTCGCCGACAGCGGGCAGATCCGTCGCTGCGGGTAACCACACCGCTTCCGCGAGTGCGGCCGGCAGTTCGCTCTTCGGCAGCCGCGTCGCCCCGGAATGGCCCGTCGCGGCCAGGGCCCGGCGCAACTTGTCACCGCCGGTGGCCGCTATCACCGGAACCACATCGAACCGCAATCCCGTTGCCCCGGGTGTGAATTCGAGGAAGACCTCGTCTCCGGCCGACAACCCCAGATCATCGACGAACCGCTTGATGGTGCCGCAGCGCGCCTGCACCGACACCCACAGCACGGCCTGCGGTCCGAGCCGGCTCGCCAGCTCCACGGGGTGGTTGGGTCCGACGCCGATCAGCCCCGCCAGCGCCGAGGGCAGATTGAACGCCGAGCCCTTGATATGAGCGGCGGCGATAGTGGTCCGCCAGCGGAATACCTCGCCCTCGCGATACAGCCCACGCGTCTTGGTGGGCGACTTGCGCGGCGTGTAGCTGCGTTCCCGCCTGGTCACCACACCCGCGGTGGTGACGTATTCGCCGGTCGCGGCGTAGGTTCGGACGCTGACCGGGCGCACGTCGAAGCTGCGGGTCACCTGCCGCACCAGTTCCTCGAGCTCGATCCGGCCGCCGTGGGCATCCAGGATCTCACCGATCTGCCGATGAATCGGCACATAGCGGGTGCCCCACCGGGTCAAGCCCCAGCGGGTGCGATCGGCCTTACCGAATCGGTCGTCGGCCACCATCGCGTTCCGGATGCTCGATACCGACCGGCGCGGGACGACCGCCGCCTGGATCTCGGCGACCGTCATCGGCTCGCCCGAGAGCGCCAGCACCGCGGCGATCGCATCGTGCACCGAGGTGGAACGCAGCAGTACATGCCGGTCGAGCACCCGATAACCGAGATAGTTCAGCATCTGCTCGGTCTCCTCGGCCGGCAGCCCGAATTCGGCCGCCGCGACGACGATTTCGACCAGGCCCTCGGCGGATGCGGATGCGGCCAGGGTCTTTCGCACGCGCTGGCGGGCCGACTCGATCGAAGTGCCGACGATCCAGCCGTCGATCACATCGATCCGCTCGTCGAGCCGAATCAGCACCTGCCACAGCCGCATCCCGAGCCCCGGCACCGGGGCGGCGAGCTCCGGCGCGCTGTCGCACACCCGGGCAAGCGCCGCCATCGGCCGCGCGGCCCCGGCCAGCACGTCGGCGGCGCGGCGCAATACCCCCGACGCCTGGAACATCGTCCGGACCTGAGTGCGCAACCGGCTGTCGAGTTGATTGACCCGCTCCCGCGAGATGCCGAGCTCCGTGCCGCAGCTGATCAGGGTCTTGGGTTTCGCCGCGAGAATCCGGGCGGTGAGCAGAAACCGGTCCCGGTCGCTCAGCCCGGCGACGAAGGACTCGAATTCCGCGACGGCGGGCCCGGCAAACCGCGCCGGAATGCTGCAACGCACCAGTGCCGCACCGATTTCGGCGCGTGCGGCCGGCCCGATGCCGGGGAGGGCGGCCAGCTGCCGCATGGTGCGAGTGCCGAGCGCGGGCAGGTCGGCGTGGCCGGCCAGCGCGAGGCGCACTTTCGCGCTCAATCCCAAATCATCGAAATCGGCGGACGCGAACGCGACCGGGAATGCGGCAGCCAACCCCATATCCCGGTGCTGCTCCAGAAAAACTCCCGCGATCCGCCGGCACACCTCGTCGAGGAATTCCGGGGGCACCCCCGCGCCGGCCGGTGTCGACATCCACGCGTTCGGAATGAGCTCGTTGTCCCCGAGCAGCGAGGGACCGGCGCGATGCGCCTCGAGCCACGGCAGGACCTCCAGCCAGGTTCGTCCCATGGCCGCGCGCGGTTGGGTGGTCACCTTTTCGGCGGCGCCCGGTGACCCTCTCACCGACTGTTTCTCCCTCGCTCTGCCCGGCGGTGCTGAACAGGGTCGATCATAGGCGCACTCGCCGAATTCACTTCGTCCGTGCGGTGGTCACGGACGGATTCGGCGTGTCAGAAACCGGGCGGTCCGGAATTCAGTGTTCGGTCGCGCCCAGCGCGGCGAGCATTGTCCCGAATTTTGTTGTGGTCTCGGCGAGCTCGGCCTCGGGATCGGATTCGGCGACAATCCCGCCGCCCGCGTAGGCCAGAATCGAACGGCCATCGGCGGACAATTCCGCGCAGCGGATACTCACCATCCATTCGCCGTCACCGTCGGCCGCCGCCCAGCCCACCGCACCGGCGTAGAAGCCGCGGTCGCCTTCGAGGTCGGCGATGAGGTCGCGGGCCGCGGCGGTGGGGGTACCGCAAATCGCGGGCGTCGGATGCATGGCCAGAGCCAGATCCAAGGCGGTGACGGCCGGGTCGCGCACGACGGCCGTGATCGGAGTGCCCAGGTGCCACAGCTTCGGGGTGCTGGTGAGTTCGGGCATGTCGGGGATATTGACCTCGCGGCACAGCGGCGTCAGGGCGGCGCGCACCTGGTCGATCACGAACGCGTGCTCACGCAGGTTTTTCGGCGAATCCAGCAGGGCCGCGGCGGTTTCCCGGTCGACGGCCGGATCCGGGTGCCTCGGTGCGCTACCGGCCAGCGGGTGGCAGGTGACCACGTCGCCGGTGCGCCGCACCAGGACTTCCGGCGTGGCGCCGACGAGCGACTTGCCGGTGTAGGCGGGGCCGGCCGCGGTCAGGTCGACGCTGAAGCCGTTGCCGAACGCGTCACCGGCGACGAGCCGGTCCAGGATCTGTGCGGCGGTCACCGGCGACGCGGCGGCGAGGCGCAGCGCGCGGGCCAGTACCACCTTCTCCAGCGCCGTGTCCGCATCCGACAGCGTGGCGATCAATGACTTCAGCCGCTGAAGATGCTGCGCCGCTTCGGGAATCGCGGCCTCGACGGTGATCCGGGGCAGCGGTGCGCCGGTGGCGCGCAGCGGGCCCTCCGTGATCGTGACCGACGTCGGCGCCCACAGCGCGGCCGGTGCGGCCGGGTCGAACGGCAGCGCGCCGACGATGTGCGTGACCGTGCCGGAACGCAGTGCGGAGGCGGCTTTCCCGGCGTCCTGGTACGTCGCGGTCTGACCGTCGGCTTGCACGGTGGCATGCGGACGGGACAGGACGAACGCTGTCGCGGAAGGGGAGAGGGCTGCCGTGGCCTCGCTGCGTGCCGGGCTGAAGATGTTGATGGCGTTGCCTTTCCGTGCGCGGCCGGCTCCCCGAGGCATTTGACAGCCTATCCCGGCTACTGACCAATATGGTAGAAGTTAGTGTAGCCTAAACAAATGTTGGACGGGCTGGGCAAGTGTTCCAGCCGCACGGACCGAGGAGTCGCATGAACGAGGCTTTGACCGGGCTGGACCGGCAGCAGGTGCTCGCCGATATCGCCGCCGCACTCGACCTGCGACCAGAGGAATTGACCGACGACACCAACCTGCTCGACGCGGGTCTGGATTCGGTGCGCCTGATGTCGCTGGTGGAGAAGTGGCGCGCCGCGGGCGCGGCGCACACCGACTTCGTGACGCTGGCCGCGGAGCCCGTGCTCGGCGTGTGGCTGGATGTGGTCACCCCCGAGGCCGCGTGATGCTGGAGTCCGACGACATAGTCGATATCGCCGGGATCGGATTCGGCCCGTCGAATCTGGCGCTTGCCATCGCGCTCGAGGAATTCAACGAGAACCGCAGCGCGGGAACGGAGTTGACCGCGCGCTTCGTCGAACGCAAAGAACAGTTCGGCTGGCATCCCGGCATGCTGCTACCTGGCGCGACGATGCAGATCTCCTTCCTCAAGGACCTGGTGACGCAGCGGAATGTGCACAGCCGCTACACCTTTCTGAGCTACCTGGCCGAACGTGGCCGGCTCAACGACTTCATCAACTACCAGACGTTCTTCCCGACCCGGGTGGAGTTCCACGACTACCTGGAGTGGGCGGCGAGCACGGTCGGCGCCGATGTCAGCTACGGCACCGCCGCGGAGGCGATCACCCAGACCGGCGACTGCTTCGAGATCCAGCTGAGCGGCCGCGACGCCGGGGTGTTGCGGGCACGCAATATCGTTGTGGCGGGTGGGCTCTCGGCGAAGTTGCCGGACAACGTCACCGCCGGTACGCGGGTGTTCCACAACCATCAGTTGCTGCCCGGACTGGCCGCGCTGCCGGAACGCACGCACCAGCGTTTCGTGGTACTCGGCGCGGGGCAGAGCGCCGCCGAAGTGGTGCAGTACCTGCACACCACCTATCCGGGCGCCGCCGTGCACGCGGTATTCGCGAAGTACGGGTTCAGTCCCTCCGACGACAGCCCGTACGCCAACCGGATCTTCGACCCGGCGGCGGTCGACGACTTCCATTCCGCCACACCGGAATTCCGCCGCCGCCTGATGAATTACCATCGCGGCACCAATTACTCGGCGGTGGACCTGCCGTTGATCGAGGAGCTCTACGCCCGCGAATACGCCGAACGGGTCAGCGGTGTGCGGCGACTGTTCATGCACGGCGCCTCCCGTGCGGTCGATGTCACCGACACCGGTGACGGCGTCACGGTCACCGTCGAACACGAGCCGACCGGACTGACCGAGGAATTGCGGTGTGACGCGGTCATCTGCGCGACCGGTTTCCGTCCGATGGATCTGCGTGCGGTGCTGGGCGAGCTGGCCGCCGCCGTGGTCACCGACGCCGAGGGACCTCGGGTAGCCCGCGACTACCGGCTGGTCACCACGACACCGCTGCCCGGCGGTATCTACCTGCAGGGCGGGACCGAGCACACGCACGGCATCTCCTCGTCGCTGCTGTCGAATGTCGCGGTGCGGTCCGGGGAAATCGTGCGCTCGGTCGCACGCGATCCCGCGGTGCGGCCGGTGGTGGCGAACCACGGGTGAACTGACGCACCATGGCTGAGTGCGGGTTTGGTACGCGTCCTACGGGTCGAACATGCATCGGCACCGTCTGCGCTGTTATCTGCGTGGCGGGCGCCCCGACGGCGGCGCGCTCACCCTGCCCGGCTGCCGTGACCCCGCCGATCCGGCCCGCTCGGTCCCGTTGCTGCTGCCCGGCGTGCTGTATTTCGCCACCGAGTCGCTCACTTGGACCGGCGGGCGAGCCTTCTACGACCCGCTGGTGCCTGGGGAGACCGCGGTCGCCGCGCATCTGCTCACCGGTGCGCAATTCAGCGATATCTGCGCGCAGGAGATGTATCGGCCGCCCGGTGCCGATCTCGATCTGACCGAGGTGCTCGACACCGGCCGGATGACACTCGGCCCCGGCCGGTACGAGACGCTCGTGTGCGCGGGTGCCTACGCCGGTCATCCGGTGCTGACCTGCACCGCGCCCTGGCGCTATCGCGACCTCCCGGGCAACCCGCCCGCACCCGCCTATCTTCGGCACCTCGCCGCCGGCCTGCGCAGTACGCACGGCTGGACGACCGAGTCCATCGCCGGTTATCTCAGCTCGCGCGCGGGCGCGGATCTGCGCTGGACCCCGGAATCGGTCGCGGCGTTGCTGACCTGAGATCGTGCCCATCCTCCGACCCCGCGGCGACGAATCACAGTCGAATCCGTCGACGTCCTTCTTCGACGGCGGCGACGGTTCGTACGGATCGGGTAAACCGCACTGTAAAACTATGGAGGTCCACGATGATTCCCCAACTCATCGGCAGCATCCTCGGCGCAGTCCATGGCTTCGTTGGCAGCACCGTCGGCACCGTCAATGGTTTTCTCCAGGCACTGTTGATGCCGTAGTTCGCGGCCCGGAACGGGGTTCAGGCGCCGTTCCGGGCACAGCCGATTCCACGTTGCCCCCATCGCATTCGTGTCGGCGCATAGGCATTGTCCCGCCCACGTGCGCGAGTTAGGTTTGCCTAATTATGCCGATATGCCGGATCTCGGTCGGCGGAAAGGGCGAACACATGAGCTCCGAGGTAGAACTGGATGGCGTCCCGCTGACGATGCTGTGGACGCTGCACAATCGCGCGTCGGAATCCAAACGCGCGGGCGGGGTGCTACACGACCCCGATTGCGAGCGAATCTATGACGCGCTGGCCTTCGACTACAAAGGCACATTCGGACCTCCGGACGGCACACATGCCGTGCGGTCCAAGAAATTCGACGAGGTCCTCGAACCCTGGCTCGCCGCGCATCCCGGCGGGACCGTCGTGGAACTCGCCGCCGGTCTGGAAACGCAATTCCAGCGTTGCGACGACGGTTCGGTGCGCTGGCTCTGTGTCGACGTGCCCGAGTCCATCGCCGTGCGCGAACGATTCCTGCCCGCCACCGAGCGCTGCCGCTATCTGCCGATCAGCGCCCTCGATCCCGCCTGGATGGACCAGGTCGATCCGGCGCGCGGCGTATTCGTCACCGCCCAAGGGCTTTTCATGTATTTCCAGCCCGAGCAGGTGCGCGAACTCTGCGTGGCGATCCTGGACCGTTTTCCCGGGGTGGAGCTGATGTTCGACACCATCCCGCCGTGGTTCTCCCGGAAAACCGTGCGCGGCTTCTGGAAGACGCCGCATTACCAGGCGCCGCCGATGCCCTGGGGCATCGAAGGCAGCAAGGTGCCGGTTCTGGTGCGCGGATGGAGTCCCCGCGTCACCGAGGTGCGGATGTCGGGGTTCGCGCCCTCGCACGGCATCCTCGCGACCACCGCGCCGCTGTTCGCGGCGCTGCCGATCATGCGCGACATCCCGCCCGCCATCGCGCATGTCCGCACCGCCGCGGCGTAGCGCTAGTTGCCCGACGGGTTGTCGATCACATACCGCCACTGCCCGTCGAAGCCGCGCCGCACCACATCGGTGGCGGTGCCGGACATGTCGACGGGCCGGCCGTCGGCGGCGGTGCCCCGCATCGTCCAATCGACCAGCAGCAGGGCGATATTGACGACGGTGTAGCACTGCCGGATATGCGCGGTCATCGGCACGCCGAAGCTCACCAGATGGGCGAGCGCGGCCGAACGGCCCGCCTCGCTGACCGCGTGTCCGGGCGTCGGTACCACCACCGCGTCCGGTTCGTACAGGAGATCCAGGGCGGCGAGGTCGCCCGCGTTGAACAGCTCCACCCACTGGGCGATGAGCTGCGTGATCGCATCGGGGACAGGGGTGGACGAACCGGGCAGGTCGTGATCGAGCGTCATGATTCAGGAATCGTAATTCGTTGCCGGACAGGTTGATCGCCGGATGGCCGCGGAACCGCGCCGGGGGCGGCGAAACGCACCGCCCCCGGACGCGCTCATACCTTGCGAATGACGGTGACGACCTTGCCGAGAATCCGGGCGTCGTTACCGGGAATCGGTTCGAACAGCGGATTGTGCGGCAGCAGCCAGACATCACTTCCGGTGCGCTTGAACGTCTTCACCGTGGCTTCGCCGTCGATCATGGCGGCCACGATCTCCCCATTGTCGGCGACGTTCTGCTGGCGCACGACCACCCAGTCGCCGTCGCAGATCGCCGCGTCGATCATCGACTGGCCGACGACCTTCAGCAGGAACAGTGAACCGTCACCGACCAATTCGCGCGGCAGCGGGAAGACATCCTCCACCGCCTGCTCGGCCAGGATGGGGCCACCGGCGGCGATCCGGCCCAGGACCGGAACGAAAGTCGGGGTGGGGCGGGCGGCATCGCCGTTGTCGGCATCGTGGTCGGCGCCGTGCAGGCTCGTCACCGAACGCACCGTGTCGTCGAGGCCGCGAACGTCCACCGCGCGTGGACGATTCGGGTCGCGTCGTAAATAGCCCTTACGCTCGAGCGCCCGTAACTGATGGGCAACCGAGGAGGTGGAGGTCAGCCCGACCGCGTCGCCGATCTCCCGGATGCTCGGCGGGTAGCCACGCTCGGCCACCGAGGTGCGAATGACCTCTAGGACCTTGCGCTGACGCACGGTGAGATCTGCCCCGGTCAGGGGCTGGTCGGTGCCGACTCCGCTCTCGTCGCCCGTGTCGTCTGTGTGGCTCACCGGAACCTGCCTTCCCT from Nocardia goodfellowii carries:
- the entS gene encoding enterobactin transporter EntS, with product MRRLGGLVIDIAPLRTSRAFRYAFAARLISLLGIGLLIVAVPAQMYQLTRSNLHVAGASVVLAAAMFAGSLAGGVLADRFDRRRTIQFSRTAAGLGFLVLGVNATLDHPAVWVIYVAAAIDGLAGGVSSTALMALTPALVGRDKMAAAGALVTLTTDLGTMVTPALAGVIIAAGGVSVTYFVAAATTAITVTLFQEVGPSAPPEMARETPLRALLTGLRFAMGERTIRGVLIVGLVVMLASGPTVLLPAFVDQVLHAGPATLGLLYGAPAVGAVVGTLTSGWTGNVRRSGRALLASMLLLPIGYLILGGAGSAATGAAAVAFLGLAGFGLARAVNDIFRFAVLQHSTPDELRGRVSSLWLIQAVTGTALGSMTAGVLGQYFAPDTALLVYGLGVVVISAVLFATLTAVRSATAPEPVEV
- a CDS encoding (2,3-dihydroxybenzoyl)adenylate synthase gives rise to the protein MLDSPLPGFTPWPPAEAELYRSLGYWTGETFTGMLAARAADQPHAVAVVDDANRWSYAELHSRARELAAGFAELGIRPRDRVLVQLPNIAEFVEVIFGLFQAGALPVFCLPAHRQAELVPIARASGAVAMVTCHHHQLFDHAALAATVRAEAAELEHVIVVPDRGAAAPEGCRTLDELRRPAGEFPALDAADVAFLQLSGGSTGIPKLIPRTHDDYLYSVRRSAEICALDAGSVYLAALPVAHNFPMSSPGILGALWAGGTVALAADPTPSTAFAAIERFGVTITGLVPPLARVWAERAEAGTPHDLSSLRVLLVGGARCPDELARRISPALGVTLQQVFGMAEGLVCYTRLDDSEEVIVGTQGRPMSDLDEVAVVDETGQPVAPGTDGMLITKGPYTIRGYYDNPEANAAAFTPDGWYRTGDVVALRADGNLVVKGRNGDHVNRGGEKVSAEELEEHLLEHPAVRDAAIVSVPDPALGERTCAFILAVEPDAAPTLSELRRFVRERGVAAWKLPDLIKVVDSFPETGVGKTSRRALRAALSEHADR
- a CDS encoding SDR family oxidoreductase, encoding MSQSWEACGPVIVTGAAAGIGRAVAELFAARSAPVSLWDTDPAVFRVRTEIRAAEGDFVGHAARVDVADADSVAEAFADANRALGPVSVLVHAAGVLETGDAADLTAAQWHRCMSVNATGTMNVTRQAATAMAANGGGSIVVVTSNAASTPRAGMAAYGASKAAAAAFARSLGLEVAARGVRVNLVSPGSTDTPMLRGMHGADAELADIARERIIAGDPDRYRAGIPLRRIGLPEDVAEAAYFLASPAARHITLHDLRVDGGATLDM
- a CDS encoding isochorismatase family protein produces the protein MAIPPIAPYSLPTPDEVDDNRVSWSLDPSRAALLIHDMQRYFIDAYRTDQEPMATALANIRRLRQFCSAAGIPVIYTMQPGDQHPSRRGILADFWGTGLESGPQAEVVPELEPAPSDIQVTKWRYSAFQRTDLRELLNHYQRDQLIITGVYAHMGCMLSAAEAFMSDVRPFFALDATADFSREDHLMALNYVARRCGVVATTDELEMSLRQVKAA
- a CDS encoding AMP-binding protein; the encoded protein is MTRIADAVEGIGHSFDRPAILDDGRRTATDRPGVAGEPCLHTYDLLAEAVDLLAAELRAAGVRSGDRVAVYIHFGYPALLAALAVDYAGAVAVPLDIREECARTEQKLRVAGAHWVLGHTGDGHIVEDVVGVDDSPMTTVAEDYTLVAMPSPAACSEPAAGFAFCTPDGSRCHVVDAAVLTDTARTVARQWNISADDTVALDTELGEFEAFLAATATLISGATLCLTRRAEHGRHAGLATMLVHGPTAAERSADAPGAALSGHWSAAAPESAGHELRQLRFAARPQNFADSGQIRRCG
- a CDS encoding isochorismate synthase, with product MPRGAGRARKGNAINIFSPARSEATAALSPSATAFVLSRPHATVQADGQTATYQDAGKAASALRSGTVTHIVGALPFDPAAPAALWAPTSVTITEGPLRATGAPLPRITVEAAIPEAAQHLQRLKSLIATLSDADTALEKVVLARALRLAAASPVTAAQILDRLVAGDAFGNGFSVDLTAAGPAYTGKSLVGATPEVLVRRTGDVVTCHPLAGSAPRHPDPAVDRETAAALLDSPKNLREHAFVIDQVRAALTPLCREVNIPDMPELTSTPKLWHLGTPITAVVRDPAVTALDLALAMHPTPAICGTPTAAARDLIADLEGDRGFYAGAVGWAAADGDGEWMVSIRCAELSADGRSILAYAGGGIVAESDPEAELAETTTKFGTMLAALGATEH
- a CDS encoding phosphopantetheine-binding protein; its protein translation is MNEALTGLDRQQVLADIAAALDLRPEELTDDTNLLDAGLDSVRLMSLVEKWRAAGAAHTDFVTLAAEPVLGVWLDVVTPEAA